One Leptospira semungkisensis DNA segment encodes these proteins:
- a CDS encoding LIC20162 family protein — MQTHSKRKSSAWWDWETSKPSLPKRSSGSSKLINNYIPPILAILAYFTFIWYLYPIKDLVSVWIFKFVELLQITKVLKLSLLTDKRLYDYTALAIFLYVGFAFFLDLFRFLNKNLFQNLSWDGEALIFSRWGLLGKITVRWNPNQTGLQILHKGGWVRKILGLEKILFKVNVSGAEESTLAESPFFSSKKNGQFLSSIFKNV; from the coding sequence ATGCAAACTCATTCAAAGCGAAAATCTTCCGCCTGGTGGGATTGGGAAACTTCTAAGCCGAGTCTTCCTAAAAGAAGTTCAGGAAGTTCTAAATTAATAAATAATTATATTCCCCCGATTCTTGCAATCCTGGCCTACTTTACTTTTATCTGGTATTTATATCCAATCAAGGACTTGGTCTCCGTTTGGATCTTTAAGTTCGTAGAGTTATTACAGATCACCAAAGTATTGAAACTTTCCCTTCTTACAGACAAAAGACTTTATGACTACACAGCTCTTGCGATTTTTCTCTATGTCGGATTTGCATTCTTCTTGGATCTGTTCCGTTTCTTAAATAAGAATCTATTTCAAAACTTAAGTTGGGACGGAGAGGCTTTGATCTTTTCCAGATGGGGATTATTAGGAAAGATCACTGTCCGATGGAATCCCAATCAAACCGGTTTGCAGATACTACATAAGGGAGGATGGGTCCGTAAAATTCTCGGATTGGAAAAGATCCTCTTTAAAGTAAATGTGAGCGGAGCAGAAGAATCCACTCTAGCTGAGTCTCCTTTCTTTTCTTCCAAGAAGAATGGACAGTTTCTTTCTTCTATCTTTAAGAATGTGTAA
- a CDS encoding glycosyltransferase family 4 protein, giving the protein MAKDPRLKTEALKYKPRVAVDARPLAYGITGNSRYLAEVLQRLIRPDAPLEYYLYSNKPIHPVFQDLIRQTPVFIPSRLPGFIWLNWTIPAVVRKHRIDIFWGTIQLLPVFGLKIPTAVNYHDLNFRSAPETMTTANYWQHKFLSPLTLKKADKIFCLSQNTKNDIEQFLPKIESKLKVIYPGVQGFPSITAPSKPLPERFLFSVGTLEPRKNLNRLVDAYLALKKEEPNFPFPLVLAGRLGWKSEGLTLLLKEGSLEKDGVYFVENPSDSQLGWFYQNCSYFVFPSLHEGFGLPLLEAIRMGKPCIVSDIPVFHEVLDVLTDTFVPPTDTEAWKNALSLAGKRGIYGRKPNSNPWSWDTTAKQVEESLVDLWKNRKKK; this is encoded by the coding sequence GTGGCAAAAGATCCCAGACTAAAAACGGAAGCCTTGAAATACAAGCCCCGTGTTGCAGTAGATGCGAGACCTCTTGCGTACGGGATCACAGGCAATTCTAGATACCTGGCCGAAGTTTTACAAAGACTGATCCGTCCTGATGCTCCCTTAGAATATTATCTATATTCGAATAAGCCAATACACCCCGTTTTTCAAGATCTGATCCGTCAGACTCCTGTATTTATACCGAGTAGGCTCCCTGGATTTATCTGGCTGAACTGGACCATTCCCGCAGTGGTAAGAAAACACAGGATCGATATTTTTTGGGGAACGATCCAATTATTGCCAGTATTCGGCCTAAAGATCCCGACTGCAGTGAATTATCATGATCTGAATTTCAGGTCCGCGCCGGAAACCATGACCACTGCAAATTATTGGCAGCACAAATTTCTTTCTCCTCTTACATTAAAAAAAGCTGATAAAATATTCTGCCTTTCTCAAAATACTAAGAACGATATAGAGCAGTTTCTTCCTAAGATAGAATCCAAACTAAAGGTAATCTATCCAGGGGTGCAAGGCTTCCCTTCTATCACTGCTCCTTCTAAGCCTCTACCGGAGCGTTTTCTATTTTCTGTAGGAACTCTAGAACCTCGCAAAAACCTGAATCGATTAGTAGATGCCTATTTAGCCCTGAAGAAAGAAGAACCGAATTTTCCCTTTCCTTTGGTTTTGGCAGGAAGACTCGGTTGGAAGTCCGAAGGCCTTACCCTTCTCTTGAAAGAAGGATCTTTGGAGAAAGATGGCGTCTACTTTGTAGAAAATCCGAGTGACTCTCAGCTTGGTTGGTTTTACCAAAATTGTTCCTACTTTGTATTCCCCTCTCTACACGAAGGCTTCGGGCTTCCTCTTTTGGAAGCGATCCGAATGGGTAAGCCTTGCATTGTTTCCGATATCCCTGTATTTCACGAGGTCTTGGATGTTTTAACCGATACCTTCGTGCCACCTACGGATACGGAAGCCTGGAAAAACGCGCTTTCACTCGCCGGCAAGAGGGGAATTTATGGGAGAAAACCTAATTCCAACCCCTGGTCCTGGGATACGACTGCAAAACAAGTCGAAGAATCCTTGGTAGATCTTTGGAAGAATAGAAAGAAAAAATAA
- a CDS encoding glycosyltransferase family 87 protein has translation MRIDLKKHWPILLFILFLGLLYTNGFSRTGQSSDFSDYYEASRNFRIQKDLYSLDVLSEVVQDFESGKFKMEQIFEPSVFLSLKARIENVGSYIYPPTFAFLLIPFSYLEFETASAIFFTLNFISLVGSLFLIGRLLGKQRSFLFLSATLLLSLRFVENHQNNNQVGFLLLFLILLSVSSKRDWLSGLLLSLAIIIKITPAAFLFYFLYKRRYAVIAYTLVFAMVWLALPALLFPEFTWKMNQTWYNLVLEKYMKSPALRAWKNNQSLSSTLSKYFLSYSDLLNQGRFGMPFVNLTVAQVKAMALVLTLGISGPFLYRVYKGASEGFVLSGLFFFSVIFSGISWIHAFVFLLFPIGYALSQLWMDEQEDGFVWEKWKNRILSFKAASLFTLIAIFVLLMNRGTIGNTAEEALLMFSFLLYTSLIQYACTFYIDRARS, from the coding sequence ATGCGGATCGATCTGAAAAAGCATTGGCCTATTCTTCTTTTTATCCTGTTTCTAGGTTTGCTTTATACCAACGGATTTAGTCGTACTGGACAATCTTCCGATTTTTCGGATTATTATGAGGCCTCTCGTAATTTCCGGATTCAAAAAGATCTATATAGCTTGGATGTTCTCTCTGAAGTAGTCCAAGATTTCGAAAGCGGAAAGTTCAAGATGGAGCAGATCTTCGAGCCTTCCGTATTCTTAAGCCTAAAAGCCAGGATCGAGAATGTAGGATCTTATATTTATCCTCCTACGTTTGCCTTCCTTCTCATTCCTTTTTCTTATTTAGAGTTCGAGACTGCCTCTGCGATATTCTTTACTCTCAATTTTATCTCTTTAGTTGGCAGCCTTTTCCTAATCGGAAGACTACTTGGAAAGCAAAGATCCTTTCTTTTCCTTTCAGCAACTCTTCTTCTTTCGCTTCGTTTTGTGGAAAATCATCAGAACAATAACCAGGTCGGATTCTTACTTCTGTTCTTGATCCTTCTGTCTGTCTCATCCAAAAGAGATTGGTTATCCGGTCTTCTTCTTTCTCTTGCGATCATCATCAAGATCACTCCTGCGGCATTTCTATTCTATTTTCTTTATAAAAGAAGGTATGCAGTGATCGCTTATACTCTCGTATTTGCGATGGTATGGTTGGCATTGCCTGCTCTTCTATTCCCAGAGTTTACTTGGAAGATGAATCAAACTTGGTACAATCTGGTACTTGAAAAATATATGAAGTCCCCAGCATTGAGAGCTTGGAAGAATAACCAAAGTTTAAGCTCTACTCTTTCCAAGTATTTCTTATCTTATTCGGATCTATTGAACCAAGGAAGATTCGGAATGCCATTCGTGAATCTTACGGTAGCGCAAGTAAAAGCCATGGCTCTTGTGCTAACTCTTGGAATCTCCGGTCCTTTCTTATACAGAGTATACAAGGGAGCTTCCGAAGGATTTGTGCTTTCTGGTCTATTCTTCTTTTCGGTGATCTTTAGCGGTATATCATGGATCCACGCATTCGTCTTTTTGCTTTTTCCTATCGGTTACGCTCTCTCCCAACTTTGGATGGATGAACAAGAAGACGGTTTTGTTTGGGAAAAATGGAAGAACAGGATTCTTTCTTTTAAAGCGGCAAGCCTATTTACTTTAATCGCTATATTCGTACTACTCATGAATAGAGGAACGATCGGGAATACTGCCGAAGAAGCGCTCTTGATGTTCTCTTTCTTACTTTATACTTCTCTAATACAATACGCCTGCACCTTTTATATCGACAGGGCGAGATCCTAG
- the queA gene encoding tRNA preQ1(34) S-adenosylmethionine ribosyltransferase-isomerase QueA: MKFTDLSEFDFELPEEQIAKFPASKRDQSRLLVIGRTKDFLTEEAEFTSILKYLKRGDVLVANHTRVSKRRVFLVTSTGRRHESLFLSEVQPGVWKTLLRNSKKLKIGDTLFDEVSRNFSFSVIGKQEEFTLVQAGTEWNEESFEKVGRTPIPPYFKRESSSEDDIRYQTVYSKNLGSVAAPTAGLHFTPELISKLQSNEIEFLDLELRVGYGTFQPLTEEHFSQKKLHEEFFLMPERTTQILNQAKKENRRIIAVGTTTLRALEASYQKEKNEFKVGEGSTTLFLQPGDPIQSCEGLITNFHLPESSLLLLVSAFSEKNRMMDAYRYAVQKGFRFFSYGDSMLILDP, from the coding sequence ATGAAATTCACGGATCTTTCCGAATTCGATTTCGAATTACCTGAAGAACAGATCGCAAAGTTCCCGGCATCCAAACGGGACCAAAGCAGATTGCTAGTAATCGGAAGGACCAAAGATTTTCTGACAGAAGAAGCTGAATTTACATCCATACTAAAATATTTAAAGCGAGGAGATGTCTTAGTAGCCAATCATACTAGAGTCTCTAAGAGAAGAGTCTTTCTAGTTACTAGTACTGGAAGAAGACACGAGTCTCTATTCTTATCCGAAGTCCAACCCGGTGTTTGGAAAACACTTCTTCGAAATTCTAAAAAGCTAAAGATCGGAGATACACTCTTTGATGAAGTAAGTCGCAACTTCTCCTTCTCCGTAATTGGAAAGCAAGAAGAGTTTACTCTCGTCCAAGCCGGAACAGAATGGAACGAAGAGTCTTTTGAAAAAGTCGGAAGGACTCCGATTCCTCCTTATTTCAAGAGAGAGAGTTCTTCGGAAGATGATATTCGTTACCAAACTGTTTATTCCAAAAACTTAGGATCGGTTGCCGCTCCCACTGCTGGTTTACATTTTACTCCGGAATTGATCTCTAAACTCCAAAGCAATGAGATCGAATTTTTAGATCTGGAATTGAGAGTAGGGTATGGAACCTTTCAACCCTTAACCGAGGAGCATTTTTCTCAGAAGAAGTTACACGAAGAATTTTTTCTTATGCCCGAAAGAACCACTCAGATCTTAAACCAAGCCAAGAAAGAGAATAGAAGGATCATTGCAGTAGGAACTACAACATTGAGAGCCTTAGAAGCTTCTTACCAAAAGGAAAAAAACGAATTCAAAGTGGGAGAAGGAAGTACCACTTTATTCTTGCAGCCCGGAGATCCTATACAGAGCTGCGAAGGTTTGATCACGAATTTCCATTTGCCGGAGAGCAGTCTTCTTCTCTTGGTAAGCGCATTCTCCGAAAAGAACAGGATGATGGACGCATATAGATATGCAGTACAGAAAGGATTTCGTTTCTTTTCGTATGGAGATTCTATGCTGATCTTGGATCCCTAA
- a CDS encoding S16 family serine protease produces MLRKVLPVQTEARLKAAKPIRLNGLPDFLVFHKEEVRTFRQALENPKLFRHILITGPEIESNLLRFGQYLEEIVKKQPVVAEPNPTLLSLAGFPFKDQYRPGRIAEANGGLLLLPIKAFVEDPDLYYFLKGVLLTGKIDFLSLPEDSDSAINRFHPSIDSVFRLILVGEETEVDSISEMDADFYGSFDFKIHMPYEISLDKSTLPIFSGLVKSWEKPGYPPLDQAALDSLLELALRWNDSQNRLSLHLSELRSFVREILALNNKGKKTVGRSQIEAAPSLIQKRTAIHKRKYVENIKEGLISVQLKGKKTGRINGLSVILLQSSLLDFGQVNQVSARVSLGSGNLINIEREVNLSGNLHDKGVFILQSYIKGMFSHIQSFGLDASILFEQNSSPIDGDSASCAELLALLSALSGLEIPCNIAVTGALSQYGDILPVGSVNTKIQAWYDVTRLAGSSQEKYRIYIPKDNVRDLNLPREIRELMKKGRFQILSCSHVEDLIPEIFGIPAGRISKSGKYPNGSLFKLIEERIDRKRDGEEN; encoded by the coding sequence GTGCTACGTAAAGTCCTTCCTGTCCAAACAGAAGCAAGATTAAAGGCGGCGAAACCGATCCGGTTGAACGGCCTTCCGGATTTCTTAGTATTTCATAAGGAAGAAGTTCGTACATTCCGCCAAGCCTTGGAAAATCCGAAATTATTTCGGCATATTCTGATCACAGGTCCAGAGATAGAATCCAATCTTCTCCGCTTCGGACAGTACCTCGAAGAGATTGTAAAGAAACAGCCTGTTGTCGCAGAACCGAACCCGACGCTTCTTTCTCTCGCTGGCTTTCCCTTCAAAGACCAATACAGACCCGGTAGGATTGCGGAAGCAAACGGAGGTCTTCTTTTATTACCGATCAAAGCCTTTGTAGAAGATCCGGACCTATATTATTTTTTAAAGGGAGTTCTTTTAACGGGTAAGATAGATTTTCTTTCTCTTCCCGAAGATTCGGATTCTGCGATCAATCGTTTTCATCCAAGCATAGATTCCGTATTTCGCCTCATCTTAGTGGGAGAAGAGACTGAAGTAGATTCTATCTCAGAAATGGATGCTGACTTTTACGGGAGCTTCGATTTCAAGATCCATATGCCATACGAGATCAGTCTAGATAAATCAACTCTTCCTATTTTCTCCGGACTTGTAAAATCCTGGGAGAAGCCGGGCTATCCTCCTTTAGACCAGGCGGCCCTGGATTCTCTTTTGGAACTGGCGCTTAGATGGAATGATAGCCAAAATAGACTTTCTCTTCATCTCTCGGAACTTCGTTCCTTCGTAAGAGAAATATTAGCTTTAAATAATAAAGGTAAGAAGACAGTCGGAAGATCCCAGATAGAGGCGGCTCCTTCTCTGATCCAAAAAAGGACTGCTATTCATAAAAGAAAATATGTGGAGAATATCAAAGAAGGATTGATCTCGGTCCAATTGAAAGGAAAGAAGACCGGCAGGATCAACGGGCTCTCCGTTATTCTTCTTCAATCTTCCTTATTGGATTTCGGACAAGTGAATCAGGTCTCAGCTCGGGTTTCCTTGGGTTCCGGGAATTTGATCAATATAGAAAGGGAAGTAAATCTTTCCGGAAATCTGCATGATAAAGGCGTCTTTATTCTTCAGTCCTATATCAAGGGAATGTTCTCTCATATTCAGTCTTTCGGCTTAGACGCTTCTATTCTTTTCGAGCAAAACAGTTCTCCGATTGATGGTGATTCTGCAAGTTGTGCGGAGCTCTTAGCCTTGCTCTCGGCTCTTTCGGGTCTGGAGATTCCTTGCAATATTGCGGTGACTGGGGCTCTTTCCCAGTATGGAGATATTCTACCGGTAGGATCGGTGAACACAAAGATCCAGGCTTGGTACGACGTTACTCGGCTTGCTGGGTCTTCTCAGGAAAAGTATCGCATTTATATTCCTAAGGACAATGTAAGGGATCTGAATCTTCCCAGAGAAATTCGAGAACTTATGAAGAAGGGTAGGTTCCAGATTCTGTCTTGTTCTCATGTAGAAGACCTGATCCCTGAGATTTTCGGGATTCCGGCGGGAAGGATCTCCAAATCGGGAAAATATCCGAACGGAAGTCTGTTCAAATTGATCGAAGAAAGGATCGATAGAAAGAGGGACGGGGAGGAGAATTAA
- a CDS encoding YbaB/EbfC family nucleoid-associated protein produces the protein MFGKSLDNLKQMNQMRVRMKRLEKELEALSFEGKSKNDLVTCITDGKQVVQEIRIEDELLAKNDKKLLQKSIKQAVNQSMEAAQKVAEERMGEFKGLLAGMP, from the coding sequence ATGTTTGGTAAAAGTCTTGATAATCTAAAACAAATGAACCAGATGCGAGTCAGAATGAAACGTCTGGAAAAGGAATTGGAAGCTCTTTCCTTCGAGGGAAAATCCAAAAATGATCTAGTCACTTGCATCACTGACGGAAAGCAAGTAGTACAAGAGATCCGTATCGAAGACGAGCTGTTAGCAAAGAACGATAAGAAACTTCTTCAGAAAAGTATTAAGCAAGCAGTGAATCAATCTATGGAAGCAGCTCAAAAAGTTGCGGAAGAAAGAATGGGAGAATTCAAAGGTCTTCTTGCGGGAATGCCTTAA
- a CDS encoding peptidase M30, whose translation MKVSLREKIFTSDCGLRTIVYVPFACILLLSNCVASGSFGSSQQDSNPSLNDILSLSRTGPSCSGTGNFWVRNLITNSSSCVHFTKMSSGQYTDVYASSGLETALDYGNVSQEFDTKIYPRLGDAFGYSDDLDGDGKVTILVSDIQDGSQPGGAFVAGFFDPVDFYPDNSSYSVRSNYSNILYMDGVQLVDLRNSDLAQGKPDTFLSTVAHEYQHLIRFQYEARILAAGGGRDETWINEGTSEVAADIAGYSPQIGRINCYRGRSAGSCARGANGSAIFGTENFSSLVDYAFAYSFMKYLYMISGTSAVTRNSYFRNGVQGPKGNRASDSIGLFHLFRTGSEAYTTAPSDVKTILGSTDASIFQKIYPTFVWLSLGDTVPDFAQSGTNQAGANTYLQNMTRIIQYFPFPAAGTDGDFLRKLYDPQRLPEITPLTQLNPGQIQFVKADRSNANGIDNLVLLKKTWDTNLYSLQINTETKRSGEVSVSLGIAEADEEGEEGIKLPDSKEAIAICPHQFFKLARSRTKEKVYRAF comes from the coding sequence ATGAAAGTTTCTCTTCGAGAAAAGATTTTTACTTCCGATTGCGGACTTCGGACCATCGTCTATGTTCCGTTCGCGTGCATTCTTCTTCTTTCAAACTGCGTTGCTTCCGGCTCCTTTGGTTCTTCTCAACAAGATTCCAATCCATCCTTGAACGATATCCTGTCTTTAAGTAGAACTGGTCCTTCCTGTTCGGGAACAGGTAATTTTTGGGTCCGCAATCTAATCACGAATTCTTCCAGTTGTGTTCATTTTACTAAGATGTCCTCGGGCCAATATACGGACGTATATGCATCTTCCGGTCTCGAAACCGCTCTAGATTATGGAAATGTTTCCCAAGAATTCGATACCAAAATCTATCCTAGACTAGGAGACGCTTTCGGATATTCAGATGATCTGGATGGAGATGGAAAAGTGACCATCCTAGTTTCCGATATTCAGGATGGAAGCCAACCTGGAGGAGCTTTCGTAGCGGGCTTCTTCGATCCTGTAGACTTTTATCCGGACAATTCCTCTTATAGTGTAAGATCAAATTATTCTAATATACTTTATATGGACGGAGTGCAATTGGTGGATCTTAGAAATTCGGATCTGGCCCAGGGCAAGCCTGACACTTTTCTTTCCACAGTAGCTCATGAGTACCAGCATTTAATCCGATTCCAATACGAGGCAAGGATACTCGCTGCCGGTGGGGGAAGGGACGAGACTTGGATCAATGAAGGAACGAGCGAAGTAGCCGCGGATATCGCCGGTTACTCTCCGCAAATCGGACGAATCAATTGTTATAGAGGAAGAAGTGCCGGTTCCTGTGCTCGAGGTGCGAACGGTTCGGCTATTTTTGGAACGGAGAATTTCAGCAGTTTAGTGGATTATGCGTTCGCATACTCCTTTATGAAATACTTATATATGATCTCCGGCACAAGCGCTGTTACTCGAAACTCGTATTTCAGGAACGGAGTTCAAGGTCCAAAAGGCAATCGAGCCTCCGACTCTATCGGTTTATTTCATCTTTTCCGCACAGGCTCAGAGGCATATACGACCGCACCTTCCGACGTAAAAACAATATTAGGAAGTACGGATGCTTCGATCTTTCAAAAGATATATCCTACTTTCGTTTGGTTATCTTTGGGAGATACAGTTCCTGATTTTGCTCAGAGTGGAACTAATCAAGCGGGAGCGAATACTTACTTACAGAATATGACCCGGATCATTCAATACTTTCCTTTTCCAGCTGCGGGAACGGATGGAGATTTCTTACGAAAACTATATGATCCTCAGAGACTTCCTGAAATTACTCCTTTGACACAGTTGAATCCGGGACAGATCCAATTTGTAAAAGCGGATCGTTCTAATGCGAACGGGATCGATAATCTTGTCTTATTGAAAAAAACTTGGGATACCAATCTCTATTCTTTGCAGATCAATACTGAAACAAAAAGAAGTGGAGAAGTTTCTGTTTCCCTAGGAATTGCAGAAGCGGATGAGGAAGGAGAAGAAGGGATCAAACTCCCGGATTCGAAAGAGGCTATCGCAATCTGTCCTCATCAATTCTTTAAATTAGCAAGAAGTCGCACGAAAGAAAAAGTCTACCGTGCGTTTTGA
- a CDS encoding leucine-rich repeat domain-containing protein — MKKVFSLLLFFSFCAPTEYLVQIRNTSGSIIGEYYKETRWLGLKETPNWKDLSSFSKLEILEFNATNLNSLQDIPALPKLRYLQLDGAEIQDLSPLQRFPKLDSLILNRTDTSDKVMLTYSNWNQLTRLELAYTNVSNLNFLGPGCSLRHLHLRNTKVSDLKPLSNCTKLTELYLRGTKVKDLSPLYGITGLIHLQTGGSEVSDEEIRKIRSIHPYLKIMPGLRKILGSETGLD, encoded by the coding sequence ATGAAGAAAGTATTCTCTCTTCTTCTATTTTTTTCCTTCTGTGCTCCCACAGAATATCTGGTCCAGATCAGAAATACTTCGGGAAGTATTATCGGAGAATACTATAAAGAAACTCGCTGGTTAGGTCTGAAAGAGACTCCTAATTGGAAAGATCTGTCTTCTTTTTCTAAACTTGAAATCCTAGAATTCAATGCAACTAATCTAAACTCTCTGCAGGATATTCCGGCTCTTCCTAAACTTAGATACCTGCAACTCGACGGCGCAGAAATCCAAGATCTAAGTCCTCTCCAAAGATTTCCTAAATTGGACAGTTTGATTCTAAATCGCACGGATACGAGCGATAAGGTCATGCTTACTTATTCGAATTGGAATCAACTCACTCGATTGGAGCTAGCATATACGAATGTTTCCAATCTGAATTTTCTGGGTCCTGGATGCAGTCTGCGTCATCTTCATTTAAGAAATACTAAAGTAAGCGATCTAAAACCTCTTTCCAATTGTACAAAACTGACTGAATTATATTTAAGAGGAACAAAGGTAAAAGATCTAAGTCCTTTGTACGGGATTACTGGTTTGATCCATTTGCAAACAGGTGGAAGCGAAGTCTCGGACGAAGAGATCCGTAAGATCAGATCAATCCATCCGTATCTGAAGATTATGCCGGGACTTCGTAAGATCCTAGGTTCCGAGACAGGCTTGGATTAA
- a CDS encoding Fur family transcriptional regulator — protein MEEDKKSASRNTKQKGEILRVIQDAKGPLSVKEIHDISKRSVQNIGIATVYRVVNHLLESGSIHEIQLPGESSRFEASHLGHHHHFHCKVCDRVFDVGVCPFPLENLPKGFTLDSHEIILYGICSECNQRK, from the coding sequence ATGGAAGAAGATAAAAAATCCGCTTCTCGTAACACAAAACAAAAAGGGGAGATCCTGAGAGTCATTCAGGATGCAAAAGGTCCTCTCTCCGTAAAGGAAATCCACGATATCTCCAAGAGATCCGTTCAGAACATAGGAATAGCCACTGTTTATAGAGTGGTCAATCATTTGCTCGAATCCGGGTCAATCCATGAGATCCAACTCCCGGGAGAATCTTCCCGCTTCGAAGCGAGCCACTTAGGCCATCACCATCATTTTCACTGCAAAGTATGCGATCGTGTTTTCGACGTCGGTGTTTGTCCTTTCCCGTTGGAAAATCTGCCCAAGGGATTTACATTAGATTCTCATGAAATTATCCTCTATGGCATTTGCTCGGAATGCAACCAACGAAAATGA